The following proteins come from a genomic window of Methylorubrum populi:
- a CDS encoding gamma-glutamylcyclotransferase family protein, which translates to MPLYFAYGANMDAAAMAQRCPASRLIGRGRLPRHRFIIMREGWASVVRAPGATVWGVLWELALSDVPALDRYEGVASGLYVKAYQPIVTEGGTKRALIYLGRSQAGGLPRPGYLEAVLAAGQAAQLPGAYLQEIRGWQRRAPA; encoded by the coding sequence ATGCCCCTCTACTTCGCCTACGGCGCCAACATGGACGCCGCCGCCATGGCCCAGCGCTGCCCGGCCTCGCGGCTGATCGGTCGCGGACGCCTGCCGCGGCATCGCTTCATCATCATGCGGGAGGGCTGGGCCTCCGTGGTGCGCGCTCCCGGTGCCACCGTCTGGGGCGTGCTCTGGGAACTGGCGCTCTCCGACGTACCGGCGCTCGACCGCTACGAGGGCGTCGCGAGCGGCCTCTACGTGAAGGCCTACCAGCCGATCGTCACCGAGGGCGGCACGAAGCGCGCCCTGATCTATCTCGGCCGCAGCCAAGCCGGCGGGCTGCCGCGGCCGGGCTACCTCGAAGCGGTGCTCGCGGCGGGACAGGCGGCGCAATTGCCTGGGGCCTATCTCCAGGAGATTCGCGGCTGGCAGCGCCGGGCTCCGGCCTGA
- a CDS encoding formate/nitrite transporter family protein codes for MDFVKPAEMAKAMSDSGVVRAELSVRDMLVRGMMAGAILGIATSLAITGAVQTGVAFAGAIIFPVGFVMIVCLGLELCTGNFGILGLSFMEGRVGFAPMMRNFGWSFLGNLIGSLLYAVLLVIALTNFWHTGADANPVAKKILDIAQAKTLTYEELGTAGMITCFVKAMLCNWMVCLGVTMSMMSTSTFGKILGAWLPVFLFFAQGFEHAVVNMFVIPAGMMLGAQVSFEQWWAWNQIPVTLGNFVGGVLFISLAWYLTYRPKAALRRSEAAPASAAMATR; via the coding sequence ATGGATTTCGTAAAACCGGCCGAGATGGCCAAGGCGATGAGTGATTCCGGCGTCGTGCGTGCCGAGCTGTCGGTCCGCGACATGCTCGTGCGGGGCATGATGGCCGGCGCGATCCTCGGGATTGCCACCAGCCTCGCCATCACCGGCGCCGTGCAGACCGGCGTGGCCTTCGCGGGCGCGATCATCTTCCCCGTCGGCTTCGTGATGATCGTCTGCCTCGGGCTCGAACTCTGCACCGGCAATTTCGGCATTCTCGGCCTCTCCTTCATGGAGGGCCGCGTCGGCTTCGCGCCGATGATGCGCAATTTCGGCTGGAGCTTCCTCGGCAACCTGATCGGCAGCCTGCTCTACGCCGTGCTGCTGGTGATCGCGCTGACGAATTTCTGGCACACCGGCGCGGACGCCAACCCGGTTGCGAAGAAGATCCTCGACATCGCGCAGGCCAAGACGCTGACCTACGAGGAACTCGGCACGGCGGGCATGATCACCTGCTTCGTCAAGGCGATGCTGTGCAACTGGATGGTCTGTCTCGGGGTGACCATGTCGATGATGTCGACCTCGACCTTCGGCAAGATCCTCGGCGCGTGGCTGCCGGTCTTCCTGTTCTTCGCGCAGGGCTTCGAGCACGCGGTGGTGAACATGTTCGTGATTCCGGCGGGCATGATGCTCGGCGCGCAGGTGTCGTTCGAGCAGTGGTGGGCCTGGAACCAGATCCCGGTCACCCTCGGAAACTTCGTCGGCGGCGTGCTCTTCATCTCACTGGCGTGGTATCTCACCTACCGTCCGAAGGCGGCCCTGCGCCGCTCGGAGGCCGCGCCGGCCTCGGCCGCTATGGCCACCCGCTAG
- a CDS encoding acylphosphatase, which produces MSTESRTIRAVIRGRVQGVSYRAWTKKQAERHGVSGWVRNRPDRTVEAQFSGPAEAVEALLAACRRGPFAARVDGIDVIEETELATITGFEIRS; this is translated from the coding sequence TTGAGCACCGAAAGCAGGACCATTCGAGCCGTGATCCGCGGCCGCGTTCAGGGCGTGTCCTACCGCGCCTGGACGAAGAAGCAGGCGGAACGGCACGGCGTCTCGGGCTGGGTCCGAAACCGGCCCGACCGCACTGTCGAGGCCCAGTTCTCCGGCCCGGCCGAGGCGGTCGAGGCGTTGCTCGCCGCGTGCCGACGCGGTCCGTTCGCGGCGCGTGTCGACGGCATCGACGTCATCGAAGAGACCGAACTCGCCACGATCACGGGTTTCGAGATCCGCTCGTAG
- a CDS encoding DUF599 domain-containing protein, which translates to MWDLHAFSPLDFAALVFFVAAWAGYSVAVARRRGDRLSLSQIMNRQRRNWAVQMIARDNRVVDTTINASLQNGTAFFASTSLIALGSVLTLSRSGDDVLNLFSALPFGTGTTRQTWEIKVAGLAMVFVYAFFKFAWAYRLFNYGAILIGAVPPKGSGAPESVMRRAAERAGAMNVAAGSHFAKGQRAFLFALAYLGWFLSAPVLMLATASVVWVMWRRQFASPIRAALLAEEDSHGR; encoded by the coding sequence ATGTGGGACCTCCACGCCTTTTCGCCGCTCGACTTCGCGGCGCTCGTGTTCTTCGTAGCCGCCTGGGCCGGCTACAGCGTCGCGGTGGCGCGGCGCCGGGGCGACCGGCTGAGCCTGAGCCAGATCATGAACCGACAGCGGCGCAACTGGGCGGTCCAGATGATCGCCCGCGACAACCGCGTCGTGGACACGACGATCAACGCCTCGCTCCAGAACGGCACCGCCTTCTTCGCCTCGACCTCGCTGATCGCGCTCGGATCGGTTCTGACCCTCTCGCGATCCGGCGACGACGTGCTGAACCTGTTCTCGGCACTGCCCTTCGGCACCGGCACGACCCGCCAGACCTGGGAGATCAAGGTCGCCGGGCTGGCGATGGTGTTCGTCTACGCCTTCTTCAAATTCGCCTGGGCCTACCGGCTGTTCAACTACGGCGCGATCCTGATCGGCGCGGTGCCGCCCAAGGGCTCGGGCGCCCCCGAGTCGGTGATGCGGCGCGCGGCCGAGCGGGCCGGGGCGATGAACGTCGCGGCGGGCTCGCATTTCGCGAAGGGACAGCGTGCCTTCCTGTTCGCACTGGCCTATCTCGGCTGGTTCCTGAGCGCACCGGTCCTGATGCTCGCCACCGCCAGCGTGGTCTGGGTGATGTGGCGGCGCCAGTTCGCCTCGCCGATCCGCGCCGCCCTGCTCGCCGAGGAAGACAGCCATGGCCGATGA
- a CDS encoding DUF3253 domain-containing protein produces the protein MADEAAIEETMLGLVSERGADKTCCPSEVARALGGPHPDGWGPLMQPVRRVAVRLAKAGRVQILRKGKPVPDPDDFRGIYRLSLPRG, from the coding sequence ATGGCCGATGAAGCCGCGATCGAAGAGACGATGCTGGGGCTCGTGAGCGAGCGCGGGGCCGACAAGACCTGTTGCCCCTCCGAGGTCGCCCGCGCGCTCGGCGGTCCGCATCCCGACGGCTGGGGCCCCCTGATGCAGCCGGTGCGGCGCGTCGCCGTGCGGCTGGCCAAGGCGGGCCGGGTGCAGATTCTTCGGAAGGGCAAGCCCGTGCCGGATCCGGACGATTTCCGCGGGATCTATCGCCTGAGCCTGCCGCGCGGGTAG
- a CDS encoding YdcF family protein, whose amino-acid sequence MFFPLSKLIFFVLTPSNFLILLGLLGCVLLFTEFGRGLGRVLAITGFVGLLVGGLSPLPAWTLAPLENRFPSFTDDGTPVTGIVVLGGTVEADTSIGRDQITVNEAGERTIALADLARRYPQARLVFSGGAGSTRDDAVSEAEIVSRYADTLGVPRNRLILEQQSRNTHENAVFSARMVQPKPGERWLLVTSAWHMPRSMACFRKAGFDVTAYPVDYRTNWPRDAYRLASFASTGLGELDIGVKEWIGMIAYRLTGYTDEVLPRP is encoded by the coding sequence ATGTTCTTCCCGCTCTCGAAGCTGATCTTCTTCGTCCTCACGCCATCGAATTTCCTGATCCTGCTCGGGCTCCTCGGCTGCGTCCTCCTCTTCACCGAGTTCGGCCGCGGGCTCGGGCGGGTTCTCGCGATCACCGGCTTCGTCGGGCTTCTCGTCGGTGGCCTCTCGCCGCTCCCGGCCTGGACGCTGGCCCCGCTGGAGAACCGGTTTCCGAGCTTCACCGATGACGGCACGCCGGTCACCGGGATCGTTGTGCTCGGCGGGACGGTGGAGGCGGATACCTCGATCGGCCGGGACCAGATCACCGTCAACGAAGCGGGCGAACGGACCATCGCCCTCGCCGACCTCGCCCGGCGCTACCCGCAGGCGCGGCTCGTCTTCTCCGGAGGAGCCGGCAGCACCCGCGACGATGCGGTCTCGGAGGCCGAGATCGTCAGCCGTTATGCCGACACGCTCGGCGTGCCGCGCAACCGTCTGATCCTCGAACAGCAATCGCGCAACACGCACGAGAACGCGGTGTTCTCCGCGCGGATGGTGCAGCCGAAGCCCGGCGAGCGCTGGCTTCTCGTTACCTCCGCCTGGCACATGCCGCGCTCGATGGCCTGCTTCCGCAAGGCCGGGTTCGACGTCACCGCCTATCCGGTCGATTACCGCACCAACTGGCCCCGCGACGCCTACCGTCTCGCGAGCTTCGCCTCCACCGGCCTGGGGGAGCTCGACATCGGCGTGAAGGAGTGGATCGGCATGATCGCCTACCGGCTCACCGGCTACACCGACGAGGTTTTACCGAGGCCGTAG